From the Phyllopteryx taeniolatus isolate TA_2022b chromosome 20, UOR_Ptae_1.2, whole genome shotgun sequence genome, one window contains:
- the vps41 gene encoding vacuolar protein sorting-associated protein 41 homolog, whose protein sequence is MGEVVEESIKPSEEFTDESEEEDSEEEPKLKYERLSNGVTEILQSDAASCMTVHDKFLALGTHFGKVFLLDIQGNVTQKFEISSVKINQISLDESGEHVGICSEDGKVQVFGLYTREGFHENFDCPVKVVALHPQFSRSNYKQFVTGGNKLLLYERNWMNRWKMSVLHEGEGSITNVQWKANLIAWSNNVGVKIYDISTKQRITNVLRDNVSLRPDMYPCSLCWKDNTTLIVGWGTSIKICVVKERDPTEMRDLPSRYVEIVSAFETEFFISGLAPLADQLVTLFFVKENPEHMDEEFLARPRLDIIQPLPETCEEISSDALTVRNYQENECRDYRLEHSEGESLFYIISPKDIVVAKERDQDDHIDWLLEKKKYEEALMAAEISFKTIKRHDVQKIGMAYINHLVEKGDYDSAARKCQKILGKNMELWENEVYRFKTIGQLKAISQYLPRGDLRLRPAIYEMILHEFLKTDYEGFATLIREWPGELYNNMAIVQAVTDHLTKNPMNSTLLTTLAELYTYDQRYDRALELYLRLRHKDVYQLIHKHNLFSSIEDKIVLLMDFDKEKAVDMLLDNEDKISIDRVVEELADRPELLHVYLHKLFKRDHHKGQKYHEKQIALYAEFDRPNLLPFLRDSTHCPLEKALEVCQQRHFVEETVFLLSRMGNCRRALQMIMKELEDVDKAIEFAKEQDDAELWEDLITYSIDKPPFITGLLNNIGTHVDPILLIHRIKEGMEIPNLRDSLVKILHDYNLQIMLREGCKKILVADSLSLLQKMHRTQSRGIMVDEENICESCHVTILPSDMAKAFSVVVFHCRHMFHKECLPSMGTIPVVQFCNICSAKRRGPGSGILEMKK, encoded by the exons ATGGGGGAAGTGGTGGAAGAG AGCATAAAACCAAGTGAGGAATTTACGGATGAATCTGAG GAGGAGGACAGCGAGGAGGAGCCCAAGCTGAAATATGAACGCCTGTCCAACGGCGTGACGGAAATCCTCCAGAGCGACGCAGCCAGCTGTATGACCGTCCATGACAAG tttctTGCCTTGGGGACACATTTTGGAAAGGTCTTCCTGTTGGACATCCAAGGAAATGTCACCCAGAAGTTTGAAATT AGTTCAGTGAAGATCAACCAGATCAGCCTGGACGAGAGCGGCGAGCACGTGGGCATCTGCTCCGAGGATGGCAAG GTGCAAGTGTTTGGCCTCTACACCAGAGAAGGCTTCCACGAGAACTTTGATTGCCCTGTAAAA GTGGTGGCATTACACCCCCAATTTTCTCGATCCAACTACAAGCAGTTTGTCACCGGTGGCAACAAG CTTCTCTTGTACGAGCGCAACTGGATGAATCGATGGAAGATGTCCGTCCTGCACGAAGGCGAGGGCAGCATCACAAACGTCCAGTGGAAAGCCAACCTCATTGCTTGGTCCAACAACGTG GGCGTCAAAATCTACGACATTAGCACAAAGCAGCGTATCACCAATGTATTGCGGGACAATGTCAGCCTGAGGCCCGACATGTACCCATGCAGCCTGTGTTGGAAAGACAACACCACTCTGATCGTGGGCTGGGGGACTTCCATCAAG ATTTGTGTCGTAAAGGAGCGAGATCCCACGGAAATGAGAGACCTGCCCAGTCGTTACGTGGAAATAG TTTCCGCCTTTGAGACGGAGTTCTTCATCAGCGGACTGGCACCGCTAGCAGATCAGCTGGTCACCTTGTTCTTTGTGAAAGAGAACCCTGAGCACATG GACGAGGAGTTCCTGGCCCGGCCTCGTCTGGACATCATCCAGCCTCTGCCCGAGACCTGTGAGGAGATCTCATCAGACGCGCTGACCGTGCGCAACTACCAGGAGAACGAGTGTCGCGACTACCGCCTCG AACATTCTGAGGGAGAGTCGCTGTTCTACATCATCAGCCCCAAAGATATCGTGGTGGCCAAGGAGCGGGACCAGGACGACCACATCGACTGGTTGCTGGAGAAGAAAAAGTACGAGGAGGCCCTGATGGCCGCCGAGATCAGCTTCAAAACCATCAAGAGGCACGACGTCCAGAAGATCGGCATGGCCTACATCAACCACCTGGTGGAGAAGGGTGACTACGACAGCGCCGCGAG AAAGTGTCAAAAGATTCTTGGGAAAAACATGGAACTGTGGGAAAACGAGGTTTACCGGTTCAAGACCATCGGACAACTGAAG GCCATCAGTCAGTATTTACCCAGAGGGGACCTGCGTCTTCGCCCTGCCATCTATGAAATGATCTTGCACGAATTTCTCAAAACGGACTACGAG GGTTTCGCCACGCTGATCCGAGAGTGGCCGGGAGAGCTGTACAACAACATGGCCATTGTGCAGGCCGTCACTGACCACCTGACCAAGAACCCCATGAACAGCACCCTCCTCACCACGCTGGCTGAGCT cTACACGTACGACCAACGCTACGACCGAGCGCTGGAGCTCTACCTGCGTCTGCGCCACAAGGATGTTTACCAGCTTATCCACAAGCACAACCTCTTCTCCTCCATCGAGGACAAGATCGTGCTCCTCATGGACTTTGACAAAGAG aaaGCCGTGGACATGCTTCTGGacaatgaagacaaaatatCA ATTGACAGGGTGGTGGAGGAGCTGGCAGACAGACCTGAGCTTCTACATGTG TACCTCCACAAACTGTTCAAGCGGGACCACCACAAAGGCCAGAAGTACCACGAGAAGCAGATCGCCCTGTACGCCGAGTTCGACCGGCCCAATCTGCTGCCCTTCCTGAGGGACAGCACCCACTGCCCGCTGGAGAAG GCTCTCGAGGTTTGCCAGCAGAGACACTTTGTGGAGGAGACCGTCTTCCTGCTCA GCCGAATGGGGAATTGCAGGCGAGCGCTGCAGATGATCATGAAGGAGCTGGAGGACGTGGACAAGGCCATCGAGTTCGCCAAAGAGCAGGACGACGCCGAACTGTGGGAAGATCTCATCACCTACTCCATCGACAAGCCGC CCTTCATCACGGGCCTCCTGAACAACATCGGCACGCACGTGGATCCCATTCTGCTGATCCATCGCATCAAGGAGGGCATGGAGATCCCCAACCTCAGGGATTCTCTGGTCAAGATTCTCCACGACTACAATCTGCAG ATTATGCTACGGGAAGGATGTAAGAAGATTCTGGTGGCTGACTCGCTGTCGCTGCTTCAGAAAATGCATCGCACGCAGAGCAGAGGCATCATGGTGGACG AGGAGAACATTTGTGAATCGTGCCATGTGACGATATTACCATCAG ACATGGCTAAAGCGTTTAGCGTAGTGGTGTTCCACTGCAGACACATGTTTCACAAGGAATGTTTACCCTCCATGGGAACG ATTCCTGTAGTGCAGTTTTGCAACATCTGCAGCGCAAAGAGGCGTGGGCCAGGAAGCGGCATCCTGGAgatgaaaaaataa